From the Budorcas taxicolor isolate Tak-1 chromosome 1, Takin1.1, whole genome shotgun sequence genome, one window contains:
- the CSTA gene encoding cystatin-A, whose amino-acid sequence MIPGGLTEAKPATPEIQEIANTVKPQLEGKTNETYEEFTAIEYKTQVVAGINYYIKIQTGDNRYIHIKVFKSLPQQNQSLTLTGYQVDKTKDDELTGF is encoded by the exons ATGATCCCTGGAGGTTTAACTGAAGCCAAACCTGCCACTCCAGAAATCCAGGAGATTGCTAACACG GTTAAACCACAGcttgaaggaaaaacaaatgagacATATGAAGAATTTACAGCTATAGAATATAAAACTCAAGTGGTTGCTGGAATAAATTACTACATTAAG ATACAAACAGGTGATAATCGTTACATTCACATTAAAGTATTCAAAAGCCTTCCTCAACAAAATCAGTCTTTGACACTTACTGGCTACCAAGTTGACAAAACCAAGGATGATGAGCTGACCGGCTTTTAG